The genomic interval TGACGATTGCCCCCTGGTGTGGGGCCAGTGCTCCCACTGCTTCCACATGCACTGCATCCTCAAGTGGCTGAACGCACAGCAGGTGCAGCAGCACTGTCCCATGTGCCGCCAGGAGTGGAAGTTCAAGGAGTGAggcacccccaggcccccagc from Neomonachus schauinslandi unplaced genomic scaffold, ASM220157v2 HiC_scaffold_1781, whole genome shotgun sequence carries:
- the ANAPC11 gene encoding anaphase-promoting complex subunit 11, which gives rise to MKVKIKCWNGVATWLWVANDENCGICRMAFNGCCPDCKVPGDDCPLVWGQCSHCFHMHCILKWLNAQQVQQHCPMCRQEWKFKE